TCTCCCCCACCTCTTGAAGGTCCAACACAGCGGGTCCAGACCGGGCCTGAATATGCACCGCCCCTCCCTGCTCCACAACCCCGACGGTTCCCCGTTCTTCCCCTTCTTCTGGGGCTGGTTCTGGTCGTTATCGTAATCCTGGCAACTCTCTATATCCTGAAAAAACCTTCCCCGGGAGCCATGACGGAATCACCGGGGATCCTGTCGGTTTCCGCTTCACCCTGGGCGAATATTACGTCCATCGTCCGGAAGGATACCGGGGAATCGGTAGACATATCCGACAGCCTTACTCCGGCCCATATCGCCCTCCCTCCCGGAGCCTACAAGATCACCCTTGCACCTCCCGGTTCCGGACCGCCTGAAGTGCGGGTCGTGAACGTTTCCTCCGGCCAGATGCAGAGCCTCAGCGTCACCTTCCCCCATGACTATGAGACCTTTCTCAAGACGATTCGCTGAGCTTGCCCTGGTCCTGGCCATTCTGTTTCTCGGTGTGCAGCCGATCCTGGCGAACTGGGTTTCGGACTACAACAAGGGGAAGAAGTACTATAAGAAAGATGACTGGAATTCCGCCCTGCCGTACTTTCTGAAGGCACTGGAAGACAAGCCGGAAGATTGTGCCGACTGCATCCGGGAAGGGATGCATTTCTACGACTATATTCCCAATTACTATGTGGCTGAGTGTTATTTCAGAATTGGTGAACTGCAGCCGGCCCGAAACTATTTTCATAAGGCCATGGCGATGGGAGTGGTCCAGAAAAAACCCGGTTTCTGGGAAACGCTTCGGGACCGGCTGGAGGAAATCAAAAAACCCGAGCCGACACCTCCTGCACAGGCACAGGAAAAACCTCCCGCTGCCCAGCCGCAGGTGACGGCTGCACCCGAAACACAAAGCGGTCCCGATCCTCAACTGCGTCAGCGTGTTCTGAACCGGCTGGATGAAGTTCAGGAATCCATTCGGGATGGGGAGCGAAGGGTTGGAAATCGCCCCGGGCTCAGGAAAATCCTGAACGAGTCCAGGCAGAAACTTACGACACTGCGGACTGACCTCGAAATTGCGGAAGACAATGTCCAGGTTCTGACCGTGGACCAGGAAATCTCAAAAATGGTTTCACGACTCCAGGAACTGAAAGATCGGCTCGAACGGGAAACCGAACCTTCAACGGGGCGCGAGGGAAGTCGTGTTCCTCCCGAGCAGACGAAGCCCCCGGCTCCGGAGACCGGCAGGGAAAGGGAGCCGGAATCGGGCCGGGATACCCGGGAGGGTTTGAACGCCCTTCGAGCCGGATTCGAGGCATTCTTTTCCGGCGATCTTGCCCGGGCCGAGTCCAATCTGGAGCGGGCTCGAAGCAAGGATATCGAAAGCTGTTATCTCCAGGTGCTCCAGGGATGTATTCTCGCGACGCGGCACTTTCTGGAGCAGCCAGATGATGAAACGACTTTGAACCGGGCAAAAGAAGCCTTTGCCGAAGCAAGAAACATGGGGTGCGGGGAGGACGTTCTCACCTCTAACGATTTTTCACCCAAACTGGTCCGACTCTACTCCGAAAAACCCTGAGCCCAGATTCCACTTATCCCTGGATTGGTTTTTTGTCCGCCCGATAGATTCAGCCGCCGAGTATTTCCAGAATGGTTCGGGCTGCAGCCCGGGTGCCATTTTCCTCCCGTGGAGGACGGGGAGACAGGTTCAACAGGGTATCCATCAGAGTCACCCAGGTCCCCCGGGAGAATTCGGCCGGATCGATTCTTGCACCGGCCATGTGACTTTCAATGAAATCGCAGAGGACTGCCGATTCGGGAAATCGGATCCGGGGAATATACCCGAAGGGTTTTCCCGCATGGTACGTCTCCGCCAGCGTGCTGTACCCCACCTTTCCTACGACAGCATCGGAGGCATAGACCAGGTCAGGATGGAAAAAACCATGGTGGTGGGGAAGAAGGACTGCACCGTCCCTGATTTCAAATCGATCCGACGCACCTGGAAAGACCCATCGGATTCGATCTGAGGTTCGAGCGGACTGAATCATCTCTATATCAGGCCGGATGCCTCCAAGGGTTATCAGGACCATCGATTTGTCAGGGGGAATCCCGAGTTCCCGCCGCACCTGTTCAGGTGAAACGCGTGGACCCTTCCGGCTGATGGGGGGCACCTTCTGTGTGCCTTCCTCGGGCCGGCATATGGGGTGTGACTGGATCCTGTGGGTCGCCATCTGAAAGATGGGCCTGAGGGTTTCGATGTGACCTCGTAAACCGGGTTCCGCATCGAGATAGGCGGAGTAGATCCAGTCCCATGTGAAATTTTCAAGGAGAATGGAGGGGATGCCGGACTGTTCCGCCACGGCGATTCCAAGGGGGGAGATATCGCAGAGAACCGCATCACAATGAAGCTCCCGCAGGAGGCGCGCAAGATTGTCGACTGCAGCCGGATGGAAAGGAAGAAATTCATCCAGGTTCTGCAGGGTGGCCGTCAGGTCCTCTTCCAGGGGGGATGTCTGAGACATGCCGATATCGGTTCGGACCGGATGATAACCAAAGGGACGTCGGAGCGATTCTTCGAAAAAACAGGAGGGCACGGTTGTGAAGATCTCAAAGCGGATCTCCGGAACGGATTGAGCGAGAACTTCCAGAACCGCACAGGTTCGGGACGCATGCCCGAACCCATGGGGAGTGACAAACGAGGCGAGTACCGGAGTACCTGTAGCGTTGCCGGGAACGAGCCCCGGCGTCACGCGGGATCGACCGTTTCCAGAGCTTTGAGGATCTTTTCCATCAGTTCGTCCCGGGTGCCGAGGGAATCGAGGCCGACCTTCTTTGCCAGTTCCCTGAGCTGATCCTCTGAATAAGACTTCAGATCTTCCCGGGTCAGTGTGCCCGACCCTCCATCCTTTCCCGAACGGAGATCGATGATCATCTGACGGAGAAGCTCCCGTTTGTAATCCTTGAATTTGACGTAGTCCAACTGTATGTTTCCAAGACACTTGAAGACCCGGTACGCCTTGTTGACATCTCCCTGGGAGTTGAAAACCGTCGGGCCGGTGACACCGGAAAAACCCTGGAGACCGATAAGTCCCTTCCGCACATCCTCCCGATAGTATCCGCCGGATCGAAGAGCTTCGGCCATGACCAGGATTGCGTCAAAGCCATATCCGGCCAGGAGGCTCGGAGGACGACCATAGCGCTCTTCATACGTCTTGAGAAAATATTCGGTGAGGGGGTTCTCATTTTCATCGACCGTGAACGGCGGCTTGCAGAAGAGAATTCCACGGGTGAGCTCTCCGCAGCGGGCCATGATGCCCGGGGCCGTTACCGCCGAGGTGGTCAGGATGGTTCCCTCATAGGCGTTGTTCCGCAGGTCTTTCAGCAGACCGACGAGAGCATCCGGATACCCGATAATACAGACGGCATCCGGTTTTTTCAGAAGGGCTTCCGTGACGGCGCGATCATGCTGATCCATTGAGGGCGGCAGTTCCAGCGTGTCAACATTGGAGATTGCGTTTTTCTTCAGCTCCTCCGTATAGGATTGCACAAACCCGGTTGCATAGTCGCTTTTCTGGTAGATCACGGTGAGGGAAGAGGGTTTGACATACTTTACCGTGAAGTTGGCCAGGATGGCGACTTCCCTCAGATCCGACGGGTAAATCCTGAAAAAGTAGGAAGACTTTCCCGATAGATCGGGGTGAGATGCCGTGGGACTCAGGAGAACCGTCTGCTGTTCGCTGACCGGTTTCATCAGCTTCAATGCCTCGGACGATGTGACGCCTCCGATAAAGGCCACGGCTCCATCCTTAATCAGGTCGTAAAAGAGGCCCTCCGCCCGGTCGGTGTTGGACTGTGTGTCCTTGAATTCGACTCGAAGACGGTACGGGTATGTTTCATCCTTTTGAATATAGGTCAGCCCGGTTTCGATGCCTTCGCGAAGGGCCTGACCAATGAGCCCCGCTTCCCCGGATTCGGGCAGAATTGCCCCCACGACAACCTCTTTTTTCTGGCACCCGACAAGCACTGTGATGATGAGAATTCCGAGTAGCAATAGAATGGTTCGATATCGCATGCATCACCCCCTGCCTTTATTATTACTCGATTTTTTCAAAGGGTCAAATTGTGCGTGTTTGAGATCGGCGGGTGGGATGGGGATAGAGAAGATCTCCCAGGACCAGCCGGTCGATGCGATCCTTTGTCTGAAAAGGGGAAGCCAGTCGGACCTGGCTCCGGGAATTGGGGAGAAGAATTCCAAAAGCCTTCGTAATATCGCCGGTATTCAAGCCTACAAGGGTACCCGGAAAAAATGAGGTGAGGGGAGGTTCGATCCCTGTTCCCCGGTAGTGGAGTTCGACGTTGGAGGAGTCGAATTCCAGAGTTTGTAAGGGAACGTTATCAAAATAACGCCGCCATTTCCTTGCCCTGTAGTTGGTCCGGAACCTCCGGTTGCGGATTTTTACCCGGGATGAACGTTGCAATCGAATCAGAGCTGTTGGATCGACCTCTTGAAGAATGGGTTCCAGCTCATCCCTTTCCTGTACGGATACGATCCAGTCAGGATTCAGGACGCCTATTTCCCTTGCTTTGAATCGCCGGGCCATATCGCCGGAAACAAATCCGGTTGTATCAACCACGACAATGTCGCTTTGACGCCGGCAGACATTCATCATGGTCTCCAAAAGGTGAAGGAGAAATCCCATGTCAGATATCGGGGAAACAATCCCTATGTAGGTCATGAGTCCGCAGGTGAAAGCCTCCAGTTCCCGTTGGGTAGAAAACCAGGCGGCACTCAATGTGCCGGGAAGGCCGAGAGAGGATTGACCGATATCCCCGTCGAGGAAGGCGGTTCGCAGACCCCGCTCAATGGATTGATCAAGAATATATCGTGCAAGGCTGGTCTTTCCGGCATCGCTGCCGCCCAGAAGGAAAATCGTCCCGCCAGTCTCCAGGAGGCGGTGGACAGGATCGGACCAGGCCGGCTCATCGACAATCGTTCTCATGGATAGAATTCGGTTCGTTTATCCGGCCATTGTACACGAAGAGAGGGTTTCCTCTCCAGGAGAACTACATGAATGATACAGGGATAGAGGGTCAGGGGGTATAATTTCCTGTGGTACAATGCTTTACGGCACTCAGAGACCGCTACGCGGGAGGAATTCATGACCAGATTAATCTTCATTGTATGGAGCACTCTGGCCCTGACGGGGATACTCTTCGGATTCTTATATATGGCCGCGCCCCTCGTCGCTGATCCCACCGATATCGTGGGTATACTGGCCGGGATTTCCTTTGGGATTTCAGCACTGGTGATCTGGGTTTTTCATCGAGACCGCCCGGAATCCAGTGCCCGATTCCTGCTTGTCCTGTGGATGGGAATGATCAGTGGAATCTGCATATCGCTGTCCCTTCTTCTCTGGGGAGTAACCCGACACCTGAGCGCCTCCCTGATTTTTACCTCCATCCTGATCGGGCTTGGCAGCTGCGTCGTGATTGTTCTGCTGACGCGTACCCGGATGGTCTGGGGATTCGTGGTTCTGGCGGTAGTCCTGACTGCGGTGGGATTGACAACCTACCGTGAAGCCACTCTGCAGGTAGATGCCGTAGAAGCCGTTGCCACTCTATGGGAATCGAAGGGGTTTCCCGTTGATGTCCTGGATGTCTTTCCGCAGGGTGATACGACAAAGGAGTGCAAGCCCTGGTTTTCCTCCATCCATGATTCGGGATCTGAAGGGCTGGAGCTCTTTTATAAAATGAAAGTCGGAGAACTCTCTGCGGATGTGACCAAAGCAATGGAGAAGGGGGAGTCCATTCGAAGGGTGCTCCGGGAAGAAGGGATTACCGAGGATCCTTACTGGGAAGAACTTCTTAACATCAATGCCAATGCGATCGCAGCCCTGAACGAATGTCCCTACGTCCAATCCTTTGATCCGGAGACCTATAAAGACCGAATCATGGAAGTTCCCCTTCCCGACCTTCTGGATGCCATGCGATGGTCCCGGGGAATGTTTATTCAGGCGCTGATCCAGGCAGACGAAGGAGATATGAATCGCGCTCTGGAAACCCTGGGGCACCTCAAGGATGCTTCGAAAAAATTTCAGGTTCCGGGACAGATTCTGATTACCTCTCTCATTTCCATAGCCATGGATAAGATGGCGGCCCATGGGTACGCAGCCGTTCAAACGATGAACAGCCGGGCCTGGTCTCCGGAAATTCGAAGTGTTATGGAAGACGGTGCCCGACTGAAAGCAGAATGGGCGAGAAGCCTCTATGACGGTGAGCGTTACACCGTCTTTTCCGCTCTTCAAATGAAGGAAGTCCATAATGGACTCATCCTGGCAGACCAGAATGATGCCTTCATCCCCTCGTGGCGGCCTCTCTGGAGGGCAGCTCTCAGAAGGGAAACAGAAAGGGATCTGAATACCCTGACCCTCCTCACCGGATGGATGTACAGCGTGCCGGACTTTACCCTTGGAGATCTGGCCTGGCATGATGCACGAGTGAAGATGGCCGGCTGGGGGTATGGAAAATATCTTCCGAACTTCACGAGTTCTTACGCACGTCTTGTCAGCCTCTCGGCTGCATGGAATCTGACCCTTGCCCAGGACCGTATTTACGCAATTTATGCGAAGAAGGGAGTCTTTCCGGAAATCGAAGAAATTCTGAAGATATCTGATTGGCCGATCGATCCCTTCGATGGACAACCGCTTCGGTACAAAAAACTTGGACCCAGGAGCTTTATCGTCTACAGTGTGGGACCGGACGAGATCGATGGCGAAGGAGCCGATCTATACGTGTCAGGTGTCATGAAAGCAGACATGGAAAAAGACATTGGATATCGGGTGTCGTCTGGGCCCTGAATATCACGCGGATTTATCGGATCACAGGGGAAACTCTTTGTTCCTCTGCGCTCTCTCATGTATCATAAGCCTATGACGGATATAACGAAAGTCCGGGACCTGATTCGAAACAGCAAGCACACCGTGGTCCTGACAGGGGCTGGGATTTCCGCCGAAAGCGGGGTTCCGACGTTTCGAGGCACGGATGGACTTTGGAGAAAATACCGCCCGGAAGAACTTGCCACACCGGAAGCCTTCCACCGGGACCCGCTGACCGTATGGGAGTGGTATCAATGGCGTCGGGGCCTGATTGCCGAATGTCATCCGAATGCCGCCCACCAGCTCGTGGTCTCCTGGGAAAAGAATCTTCCGCATGTTTCCGTGGTCACGCAAAATGTGGATGGACTTCACCGGCTGGCTGGTTCGACGGATGTAATGGAACTCCATGGGAATATCTGGGAGGTACGATGCACCCGGGAAGGAACGGTCAAGGAGGACCGGACCCATCCCTTTTCGTCCCTGCCCCCTCTCTGTTCCTGTGGGGCCATGCTCCGGCCCAATGTCGTCTGGTTCGGTGAATCTCTTCCCTCCGCAGTGCTCGAACGGGCCTTTGAAGAGGTTCAGACGGCAGACCTTTGCATTGTCATCGGTACTTCCTCCATGGTTCAGCCCGCCGCCTCCCTTCCGTACCATGGGCTCTCATCAGGCGCCCGGGTCATTGAAGTCAATCCACAGCATACGCCGCTCACGGGCCACGCCACCGTTTCCCTTCCCATGACTGCGGTACAGTTTGCGGAAGCCCTCGGGATCCATGAGGGATAACCAGCAATTCACGCACTCAATACCTGGCGGTGCTGGAAAGATGATCAGATATGCGGGTTAACCCGCTTATCTCATACCCGATGCCTGGTGAGGGGGTGAAGATGATCGGAAATACAAGGAAGACGAATGAAACATACCGGAGGCGTAGACGGAGCCTACGTCGAGGATTGTCGAGTGAGTATGACGCCGTAGTTTCGGGCATATGTGGCGCCGCAGCGGCAGGGAGTCTGGGATATGCGGGTTAAAGACCTCCCCCTCGATGCTCAGCCCAGGGAACGTCTGGCCCGTCTTGGACCCGGAAGCCTTTCTCTCCAGGAACTCGTGGCCATCCTTCTTCGCACGGGTGTGAAGGGCCGGTCGGTTCTCGAAGTGGCGGAGGAGGTGGTCGGTTCGTTTCCCGGCGATGCCCTCCTGCGGGCCAGCTATGATCAATTCATGCAGGTAAAGGGGCTAAAGGGTGCAAAGGCGGTGACCCTTGCGGCCGCCGTGGAACTGGCCCGCAGGCTCCGGTCTCCACGACCAAAAGCGGTGAAGCTCTCCTCTCCATCATCTGTGGGGACGTATCTTCTGGAACGCTATGCGGATTCCCGCCGTGAGCTCTTCGGCGTCCTTCTGCTCAACGGCCGAAACGGCCTGATGTCCGTTCAGGTTCTGCATGAGGGAACGACTCAGTTTGCCCCGGTCGAGCCGAGGTTTGTATTCAGCCAGGCACTCAATACCCATGCCGCCAGGATCATTCTCTTCCATACGCACCCATCCGGAGATCCGGAACCCTCGGAAGACGATCTTCGATTTACAAGGCGGCTGGTCCAGGCAGGTGAACTACTTGGAATCCCCGTGGCGGATCACCTGATTGTCGGTACGGACGGTTACTACTCCTTTCGGGAGCACAGGAGGATCTGATGCATCTCTTTATTGATCCACCCGCCGGGATGGCCGGGGACATGCTTCTTGCCGCTCTGGTCGATTCGGGCGCCGACCCGGACGCGATCCGGCATGCCCTGAAACCCCTGGTTGAGCCGGAAACCATTGTCTTTCAGAAGGTGACCCGGCGGGGGATTACCGGCACCATTCTTCAACCTTCTTCCGCATTTCGCTCCCGCGCTGTCAGGGTGCTGGCTGATCTGAATCCCATTCTCCAGAAACTTCATGTATCGGACGATGTCCGTGAACGGGTGCGCCGTATGTTTCTCTCGATCCTGGAGGCGGAGTCCGAGGTCCATGGGGCGGGGCTGGATGAAGTCCACCTTCATGAACTGGCGTCCGTGGACACCCTCGTCGATCTGGTGGGCGTTTCCGCAGCCATGGAAACTCTTGGGGTGGACGAGTGCACGGTCGGGCCGATCCCCTTCGGTCGAGGGACGGTGATGACGGAGCACGGGGAACTGCCCGTTCCCGCCCCCGCGACGGTGAAGCTTCTGGAAGGATTTCCCGTTTTCCAGGGGACCATGGAGGGAGAAGCAACAACACCCACGGCGGCGGCCATCCTTCGAGAAGTCGCCGGACCCGGAGATATGCCCACGATGTCCCTGGTCCAATCGGGGTATGGATTCGGGACACGGGAGGGAGGTCCTCTTCCCAACTGTGTTCGCGTGCTCCTGGGGGAGCGTGGCTCATCGTCCACCATCCTCCAGCTGGAAGCCAACATGGATGACATGACCGGTCAGGTCGCTTCCCTCCTCCTTCGCCAGGTGCTTGAAAGGGGTGCACTGGATGCCTGCCTGGTTCCCCTGACAATGAAGAAGGGACGGCCGGGGCTCCAGCTGGTTGTCCTGCTGGAACGGGAACGACTCGACCCGGTGGTCCAGACGATCTTTCGAGAGTCCCCAACCCTGGGTGTCCGATATTTTCCGGTGGAACGGAAAATATGCGACCGTGATATGATCGAACTGGATCTACCCGAGGGGCGCATTTCCGTCAAAGTCGCACGCTACCGGGGAGAAATTGTCAACATTCAGCCCGAGTTCGATCAAGTCGAGGATCTGGCTGCCAAAACTGGCCTTTCAGTGAAGGAACTGTTCATGAGGGTGTATGGAGCGATGGGGGATATGGTGAAACACGAAGATGGAGGCTGAAGTATGATTCGCTGTCTTCAATGCGGGTACCGGATGGAAATCGGGGATTTCCTGAACCGGTGCAGACACTATCGGATTGATACGAGGACATTGACTCACGAGTGCCCCGCCTGCGGAGATACCGCGGACGTTCAGATAGGAACCCGGGCTGTCGTTCTCGGGTTTCTATCCGGAACCGGTCCGGAAGGATTCTCGGGCGTTCTTCACCATCGTGTCGACGGGCTTAAAGTGGAGCACTTCTCCGACCGTGTAGAAATTACGCTGGGTCCGAAGATGTGGGCCATTCCCGTGCCCGATGAGGAGTGAGGTGGATACCCCTCTGAAGGATTTCTCCCGTCTCGATCCGGACACCCTGGATCAATCTCCGTTCCGGCTGATCGGCAAGGACTGGATGCTGATTACCGCAGGTCCTTTGACCGATTTCAACACGATGACCGCATCCTGGGGTGGGCTTGGGATCCTGTGGAACCGGCCGGTAAGCTTCGTCTTTGTGCGGCCCACGCGATATACCTATGCCTTCATGGAAAAATACGAAACCTTTACACTCTCCTTTTTTGATGAACCGCACCGGGATGCCCTGATGTACTGCGGCACCCATTCGGGCCGGGACGTGGATAAGATGCAACAGACAGGGCTTCACCCCATTCCTTTCCCGGAAAGCACGACCGGGTTTTCCCAGTCCCGCCTGGTCCTGGTCTGCCGCACCCTGTCGACGCAGGATATCGAACCGGAGCGGTTCAAGGATCCATCCATCGAAGAACTTTACCCGCAAAGGGATTATCACCGGATCTATATAGGCGAGGTCCTCCACGTGTTTCAGAATGTGAATCCCTCCTGACGTATGGTAGAGATTAAAAATCCCCTTCCGCGGATCGTGGCCATGATCGGATGCGTGATCCTGGCCGGATCGGTGGGGTATTACCTGATCATGCAGGGTCGGGAAAGCTTCATGGATTGTCTCTACATGACCGTGATTACGCTCTCCACCGTCGGATACCGTGAGGTCTTTGATGTCAACACGCACCCGGTCCTCCGGGTCTATACGATCATTCTGCTGACCTTTGGCGTGGGGATCCTTCTTTACAGTCTCAGCGCCTTCACGGCCTTTGTCGTGGAGGGACACTTTACCGGCATGTTACGGAGGCGCCGTATGATGAAGACCATCAAAGAGCTATCGGGCCACTGCATCGTCTGCGGTGGCGGAGATACAGGTTTCTATATCGTGGATGAACTGTTAAAGTGCGGATGGGAAGTGGTCCTGATCGACCGCAGTCCTGAAAACCTGGAAGCCTGTGGAAAACTGGGAAACATCCTGACCATCCTGGGGGATGCCACGGACGATCAGAACCTGGTGGATGCCAATATTACCCGAGCACGGGGGATCATCATCGCCCTGCCCAATGACAAGGACAACCTCTACGTCGTCATGACAGCGAGGATGCTGAACTCAAAGATCCGAATTGTGGCCATCGGCCAGCATCCCCATATCGAAGCCAAGATGCGGCGCGCCGGAGCCGATGCCATCGTCTCGCCCAACCACATCGGAGGACTGCGCCTTGCGTCAGAATTGATCCGGCCGGCCACCGTGGCCTTCCTGGACCAGATGCTCCGAAGCCCTGACGGTGTTCTTCGGGTCGGAGAGATCAGCCTGGAAAAGGGCTCTCCGTGGGTGGGCAGGACCCTGGAGGCCTGCAGCTTTCCCCGGGCCCACGATCTTCTGATCCTGGCCGTAAGGGAAAGCCCGACGGCCCCCTTTACCTACAACCCGCCCCAGGACCACGTTCTGCAGGCGGGAAGCCTTCTCGTCGTGATGGGAAAAATCGAAAACATCCAGAAAGTACAGGGAAAAGCGTAAGAGTACAGGCCTCGAAAAGCAAAAAAATCAGGAATCGGTTGCCAGGGAAATAAACCGTTTGAGAATGCCCTCCGCAACGGGTGTTGGACGAATGTCACTCAACAGTGAATCGGATTCTCTCAATTTCCCCTTCGTATTTAGGTCGAGGATCAGGGACCGCATGATCTCATCGGTGATCTCCGGGTGGAACTGAACGCCCCAGACATCCTCTCCGCAGGCCATGGCCTGGATGGCGGAATGGCTGTTCTTCGCCAGGACGTGGGCACCGGGAGGCGGGGTCACGACTTCATCCACATGGGTCTCCTGGGCCTGGAAGGTGTCCGGGAGGCCCTCGAAGAGGGGATCGCTCTTTCCCTCCCCGGTCAGATGAATCTCCACGGTGCCCAGCTCGAGACCGTTCGTACATCGGCGTACTGTTCCCCCCAGGGCCCGGCCCAGCATCTGGTGGCCGAAACACACACCCAGGATCGGCTTGCCCGACCGCACGGCCCGGCGGATCCAGTCGGCGATGGTCCCGATCCACGGCTCGTCCCAGTACGCCGAGGCGAGGCTTCCGGTCAGGATGGCTCCGGAAAAGCGGGTGAGGTCCGCCGCGAAGGGGACGGTGGCATCCACGACCTCGTAAGCAGCTCCGCAGGACTCGATGATCCGGATAAACCAGTCCTCAAAATCCCCGTGGCCGGACGCGATTTCGGGGTAGGTGGAACCGGTCTTCAGGATCAGCAGAGGGGCGGCCATGCCGTGATTCTACCAGAGAGGCCGCCGGGCGGATAGGGTACACTGACGACGTGCTGAAACGGGAGAACCTTGAATCG
The window above is part of the Thermoanaerobaculia bacterium genome. Proteins encoded here:
- a CDS encoding ABC transporter substrate-binding protein; amino-acid sequence: MRYRTILLLLGILIITVLVGCQKKEVVVGAILPESGEAGLIGQALREGIETGLTYIQKDETYPYRLRVEFKDTQSNTDRAEGLFYDLIKDGAVAFIGGVTSSEALKLMKPVSEQQTVLLSPTASHPDLSGKSSYFFRIYPSDLREVAILANFTVKYVKPSSLTVIYQKSDYATGFVQSYTEELKKNAISNVDTLELPPSMDQHDRAVTEALLKKPDAVCIIGYPDALVGLLKDLRNNAYEGTILTTSAVTAPGIMARCGELTRGILFCKPPFTVDENENPLTEYFLKTYEERYGRPPSLLAGYGFDAILVMAEALRSGGYYREDVRKGLIGLQGFSGVTGPTVFNSQGDVNKAYRVFKCLGNIQLDYVKFKDYKRELLRQMIIDLRSGKDGGSGTLTREDLKSYSEDQLRELAKKVGLDSLGTRDELMEKILKALETVDPA
- a CDS encoding Clp1/GlmU family protein, encoding MRTIVDEPAWSDPVHRLLETGGTIFLLGGSDAGKTSLARYILDQSIERGLRTAFLDGDIGQSSLGLPGTLSAAWFSTQRELEAFTCGLMTYIGIVSPISDMGFLLHLLETMMNVCRRQSDIVVVDTTGFVSGDMARRFKAREIGVLNPDWIVSVQERDELEPILQEVDPTALIRLQRSSRVKIRNRRFRTNYRARKWRRYFDNVPLQTLEFDSSNVELHYRGTGIEPPLTSFFPGTLVGLNTGDITKAFGILLPNSRSQVRLASPFQTKDRIDRLVLGDLLYPHPTRRSQTRTI
- a CDS encoding NAD-dependent deacylase; this encodes MTDITKVRDLIRNSKHTVVLTGAGISAESGVPTFRGTDGLWRKYRPEELATPEAFHRDPLTVWEWYQWRRGLIAECHPNAAHQLVVSWEKNLPHVSVVTQNVDGLHRLAGSTDVMELHGNIWEVRCTREGTVKEDRTHPFSSLPPLCSCGAMLRPNVVWFGESLPSAVLERAFEEVQTADLCIVIGTSSMVQPAASLPYHGLSSGARVIEVNPQHTPLTGHATVSLPMTAVQFAEALGIHEG
- the radC gene encoding DNA repair protein RadC; amino-acid sequence: MRVKDLPLDAQPRERLARLGPGSLSLQELVAILLRTGVKGRSVLEVAEEVVGSFPGDALLRASYDQFMQVKGLKGAKAVTLAAAVELARRLRSPRPKAVKLSSPSSVGTYLLERYADSRRELFGVLLLNGRNGLMSVQVLHEGTTQFAPVEPRFVFSQALNTHAARIILFHTHPSGDPEPSEDDLRFTRRLVQAGELLGIPVADHLIVGTDGYYSFREHRRI
- the larC gene encoding nickel pincer cofactor biosynthesis protein LarC codes for the protein MHLFIDPPAGMAGDMLLAALVDSGADPDAIRHALKPLVEPETIVFQKVTRRGITGTILQPSSAFRSRAVRVLADLNPILQKLHVSDDVRERVRRMFLSILEAESEVHGAGLDEVHLHELASVDTLVDLVGVSAAMETLGVDECTVGPIPFGRGTVMTEHGELPVPAPATVKLLEGFPVFQGTMEGEATTPTAAAILREVAGPGDMPTMSLVQSGYGFGTREGGPLPNCVRVLLGERGSSSTILQLEANMDDMTGQVASLLLRQVLERGALDACLVPLTMKKGRPGLQLVVLLERERLDPVVQTIFRESPTLGVRYFPVERKICDRDMIELDLPEGRISVKVARYRGEIVNIQPEFDQVEDLAAKTGLSVKELFMRVYGAMGDMVKHEDGG
- a CDS encoding flavin reductase gives rise to the protein MDTPLKDFSRLDPDTLDQSPFRLIGKDWMLITAGPLTDFNTMTASWGGLGILWNRPVSFVFVRPTRYTYAFMEKYETFTLSFFDEPHRDALMYCGTHSGRDVDKMQQTGLHPIPFPESTTGFSQSRLVLVCRTLSTQDIEPERFKDPSIEELYPQRDYHRIYIGEVLHVFQNVNPS
- a CDS encoding potassium channel protein — encoded protein: MVEIKNPLPRIVAMIGCVILAGSVGYYLIMQGRESFMDCLYMTVITLSTVGYREVFDVNTHPVLRVYTIILLTFGVGILLYSLSAFTAFVVEGHFTGMLRRRRMMKTIKELSGHCIVCGGGDTGFYIVDELLKCGWEVVLIDRSPENLEACGKLGNILTILGDATDDQNLVDANITRARGIIIALPNDKDNLYVVMTARMLNSKIRIVAIGQHPHIEAKMRRAGADAIVSPNHIGGLRLASELIRPATVAFLDQMLRSPDGVLRVGEISLEKGSPWVGRTLEACSFPRAHDLLILAVRESPTAPFTYNPPQDHVLQAGSLLVVMGKIENIQKVQGKA
- a CDS encoding glutamine amidotransferase, with the protein product MAAPLLILKTGSTYPEIASGHGDFEDWFIRIIESCGAAYEVVDATVPFAADLTRFSGAILTGSLASAYWDEPWIGTIADWIRRAVRSGKPILGVCFGHQMLGRALGGTVRRCTNGLELGTVEIHLTGEGKSDPLFEGLPDTFQAQETHVDEVVTPPPGAHVLAKNSHSAIQAMACGEDVWGVQFHPEITDEIMRSLILDLNTKGKLRESDSLLSDIRPTPVAEGILKRFISLATDS